A window of Streptomyces caniferus contains these coding sequences:
- a CDS encoding ABC transporter permease yields MTSPSQTAATKSDTPGLGPEGLKKGKTGKGGELVGRSPGQLMWTRFKRDRTGMLCAIIVLAFFVIAALAPVISAVYGKDPYTLYGSNDPNLLDEFGYPAGTNGGISPEHWFGIEPQLGRDVFMRLIYGMRMSLGISVAVTLLTVITGIIIGITAGYMGGKTDYFLSRVIDFLLAFPSQLTFVAFMPVVVALFVPPGDETPTYVRVCALIIVQWSLGWMGLARLLRGQVLSLREREFVEAAKITGASPWRIIRKELLPNVVTPVLVQGTYMLPLFVTAEAGLSFLGVGIVEPTPDWGALFQAGARFYENDPAFLLIPAVAMVVFVLCFNLLGDSVRDAFDPKSGR; encoded by the coding sequence ATGACTAGTCCATCCCAGACCGCGGCAACCAAGTCCGATACCCCAGGACTTGGCCCCGAAGGTCTGAAGAAGGGAAAGACGGGCAAGGGCGGTGAGCTCGTCGGCCGTTCCCCCGGCCAATTGATGTGGACGCGTTTCAAACGTGACCGCACCGGCATGCTCTGCGCGATCATCGTGCTCGCCTTCTTCGTCATCGCGGCACTGGCCCCGGTGATCAGCGCCGTGTACGGCAAGGACCCGTACACGCTCTACGGCAGCAACGATCCCAACCTCCTCGATGAGTTCGGATACCCCGCGGGCACCAACGGCGGGATCTCCCCCGAGCACTGGTTCGGCATCGAGCCGCAGCTGGGCCGCGATGTGTTCATGCGGCTGATCTACGGCATGCGGATGTCGCTCGGCATCTCGGTCGCGGTGACCCTCCTGACCGTGATCACCGGCATCATCATCGGCATCACCGCCGGCTACATGGGCGGCAAGACCGACTACTTCCTCAGCCGGGTGATCGACTTCCTGCTGGCCTTCCCGAGCCAGCTGACCTTCGTGGCCTTCATGCCGGTCGTGGTGGCGCTCTTCGTGCCGCCGGGCGACGAGACCCCGACCTATGTGCGGGTCTGTGCGCTGATCATCGTGCAGTGGTCCCTGGGCTGGATGGGGCTGGCCCGCCTGCTCCGAGGGCAGGTGCTCTCCCTGCGGGAGCGGGAGTTCGTCGAGGCCGCGAAGATCACCGGCGCCTCGCCCTGGCGGATCATCCGCAAGGAGCTGCTGCCGAACGTCGTCACTCCGGTGCTGGTGCAGGGCACCTACATGCTCCCCCTCTTCGTGACCGCGGAGGCGGGCCTGTCCTTCCTGGGCGTCGGCATCGTCGAGCCGACCCCCGACTGGGGTGCGCTGTTCCAGGCAGGCGCGCGCTTCTACGAGAACGACCCCGCGTTCCTGCTCATCCCCGCCGTGGCCATGGTGGTCTTCGTGCTCTGCTTCAACCTGCTCGGAGACTCGGTACGCGACGCCTTCGATCCCAAGTCCGGGCGCTGA
- a CDS encoding ABC transporter substrate-binding protein: MNALSTRRARAAIVALAAGSLALTGCSGGSGSNESKSQTDKDAASQAKAIPMGTASDSTGPAVAVKGARSGGTLRVYQRDSYNHLDPGQMYVSDMKALSQLIFRGLTSFKQDDKGNAKVVGDLATDAGQMSDGGKTWKYTLKDGIKFEDGTPITSKDIRHSIERLYAKFITDGPTYVQTWLSGAGTTYRKALPDGPYKGDHLPKSVLDTPDGKTVIFHFKTPQPQLPYALTMPGYSAVPDSAKDTKDAYDVKPVSSGPYKIAAFKSGKSMQLVRNKNWDAKTDPVHHQYPDGFNITFNHQASDSTKRLMADQGEAKNAVSFTNSVDPTLTKNVLDNASASKRMVQGYQPYVWQMNFNMDRLKDKKIRDAITYALPDQQLVRLNGGSYGGEIAGGLLAPTVAGYKKGYDPYGKISHPNGEPEKAKKLLKEAGKTGMKLVYAYSNTESRQKEAVAIEDALTKAGFNVQKKEVDAASWYEQMGKVDNGFDIYMTGWGQDWPDASTVIPPSYDGTTIQDGASNYSHVNDKHVNSEIARISQITDVKKATAEWQKLHQYIVEKVNPAAPAFYTKVLQLYGSNVGGVRYNLDVSYLDPNTLYLKK, translated from the coding sequence ATGAACGCACTTTCTACGCGCAGAGCACGCGCGGCGATCGTGGCCCTCGCGGCCGGATCGCTCGCGCTCACCGGCTGCAGCGGCGGCAGCGGCTCCAACGAGAGCAAGTCGCAGACCGACAAGGACGCCGCCTCCCAGGCCAAGGCGATCCCGATGGGCACGGCCTCCGACTCCACCGGCCCGGCAGTCGCCGTCAAGGGGGCGCGCTCCGGCGGCACCCTCCGCGTCTACCAGCGTGACAGCTACAACCACCTGGACCCGGGCCAGATGTACGTCAGCGACATGAAGGCCCTGTCCCAGCTGATCTTCCGCGGCCTGACCAGCTTCAAGCAGGACGACAAGGGCAACGCCAAGGTCGTGGGCGACCTCGCCACCGACGCCGGCCAGATGTCCGACGGCGGCAAGACCTGGAAGTACACGCTCAAGGACGGCATCAAGTTCGAGGACGGTACGCCGATCACCTCGAAGGACATCCGCCACAGCATCGAGCGGCTGTACGCCAAGTTCATCACCGACGGTCCCACCTACGTGCAGACCTGGCTGTCGGGCGCCGGCACCACGTACCGCAAGGCGCTGCCGGACGGTCCGTACAAGGGCGACCACCTGCCCAAGAGCGTGCTGGACACGCCGGACGGGAAGACCGTCATCTTCCACTTCAAGACGCCGCAGCCGCAGCTGCCGTACGCACTGACGATGCCCGGCTACAGCGCGGTGCCGGACAGCGCCAAGGACACCAAGGACGCCTACGACGTCAAGCCGGTGAGCTCGGGCCCGTACAAGATCGCGGCGTTCAAGTCCGGCAAGTCCATGCAGCTGGTGCGCAACAAGAACTGGGACGCGAAGACGGACCCGGTCCACCACCAGTACCCGGACGGCTTCAACATCACCTTCAACCACCAGGCGTCGGACTCCACCAAGCGCCTGATGGCCGACCAGGGTGAGGCCAAGAACGCGGTCAGCTTCACCAACTCGGTCGACCCCACGCTGACGAAGAACGTGCTGGACAACGCGAGCGCGAGCAAGCGCATGGTGCAGGGCTACCAGCCCTACGTCTGGCAGATGAACTTCAACATGGACCGCCTCAAGGACAAGAAGATCCGCGACGCGATCACCTACGCGCTGCCGGACCAGCAGCTCGTCCGGCTCAACGGCGGCAGCTACGGCGGTGAGATCGCGGGCGGTCTGCTCGCCCCGACCGTGGCGGGCTACAAGAAGGGCTACGACCCCTACGGCAAGATCTCGCACCCCAACGGTGAGCCGGAGAAGGCCAAGAAGCTCCTCAAGGAGGCCGGCAAGACGGGCATGAAGCTCGTCTACGCCTACTCCAACACCGAGTCGCGCCAGAAGGAAGCCGTCGCCATCGAGGACGCGCTGACCAAGGCCGGCTTCAACGTGCAGAAGAAGGAGGTCGACGCGGCCTCCTGGTACGAGCAGATGGGCAAGGTCGACAACGGCTTCGACATCTACATGACCGGCTGGGGCCAGGACTGGCCGGACGCCTCGACCGTCATCCCGCCCTCGTACGACGGCACCACCATCCAGGACGGCGCCTCCAACTACTCGCACGTCAACGACAAGCACGTGAACTCCGAGATCGCCCGGATCTCGCAGATCACCGACGTCAAGAAGGCGACCGCGGAGTGGCAGAAGCTGCACCAGTACATCGTGGAGAAGGTCAACCCGGCCGCGCCGGCCTTCTACACCAAGGTGCTCCAGCTGTACGGCTCGAACGTCGGCGGCGTCCGCTACAACCTGGACGTCAGCTACCTCGACCCGAACACGCTGTACCTGAAGAAGTAG
- a CDS encoding ABC transporter permease, producing MLQFLLRRTFGAVVILFLLSAFTFFVFFGAGDPATMSCGKNCTADNIALIHQNLGLDKPLPTQFWDFFVGIFAGRDYSIGHCSAPCFGYSFATKQDVFATLLDRLPTTASLAIGGAAVFLTVGLGTGLLAAYKRGSALDKVLTSVSMVLSSAQIYILGPIALGLFVYSGLMDSPKYVDFTSNPAGWFMGLLIPWLVMSTIFTAQYTRMSRSTMIEQLQEEHVRTAKAKGMSSSYVFLRYAWRGSLIPIVTILGMDLSSLFGGAMITEFTFQLAGIGRLAIDSVLTLDLPMVMGVLIFSAALILVFNIIVDATYAFIDPRVRLS from the coding sequence ATGCTTCAATTCCTACTTCGCCGGACGTTCGGCGCTGTTGTGATCCTTTTTCTGCTCAGCGCCTTCACCTTCTTCGTGTTCTTCGGTGCCGGTGACCCGGCAACGATGTCCTGTGGGAAGAACTGCACCGCGGACAACATCGCGCTGATCCACCAGAACCTCGGCCTCGACAAGCCGCTGCCGACGCAGTTCTGGGACTTCTTCGTCGGCATCTTCGCCGGCCGCGACTACTCCATCGGCCACTGCAGCGCCCCGTGCTTCGGCTACTCCTTCGCCACCAAGCAGGACGTGTTCGCGACGCTGCTCGACCGGCTGCCCACCACCGCGTCGCTGGCCATCGGCGGCGCCGCGGTGTTCCTGACCGTGGGTCTGGGCACCGGCCTGCTGGCCGCCTACAAGCGCGGCTCGGCCCTGGACAAGGTGCTCACCTCGGTCTCGATGGTGCTGAGCTCGGCGCAGATCTACATCCTCGGCCCGATCGCGCTCGGTCTGTTCGTCTACAGCGGTCTCATGGACTCCCCCAAATACGTGGACTTCACCTCGAACCCCGCCGGGTGGTTCATGGGTCTGCTGATCCCCTGGCTCGTGATGTCGACGATCTTCACCGCGCAGTACACCCGTATGTCCCGCTCGACGATGATCGAGCAGCTGCAGGAGGAACACGTCCGGACGGCCAAGGCCAAGGGCATGTCCAGCTCGTACGTCTTCCTGCGCTACGCCTGGCGCGGTTCGCTGATCCCCATCGTGACCATCCTCGGCATGGACCTCAGCTCGCTGTTCGGCGGCGCGATGATCACCGAGTTCACCTTCCAGCTGGCGGGCATCGGCCGCCTGGCGATCGACTCCGTCCTCACCCTCGATCTGCCCATGGTCATGGGCGTGCTGATCTTCAGCGCCGCCCTGATCCTGGTGTTCAACATCATCGTGGATGCGACGTACGCCTTCATCGACCCGCGCGTGCGCCTGTCCTAG